From Antechinus flavipes isolate AdamAnt ecotype Samford, QLD, Australia chromosome 1, AdamAnt_v2, whole genome shotgun sequence:
TCTCACTATCGTCTTCTCTGTGTATCCTACGGCCCGGGGAGGGGGCCTGTGTCCCCCGGCTTGGCCTGGGCAGGGGCAGAGAGGAAGCTGGGGAGGGAGCGTGGCAGGTAAAGCCAGAAGCACAGAACCTCGGAGCAGGGAGAGTGTCAGTAGAAGGGCCCTTAGagcccaggatgtcagagctgggatggctcctagaacctgggatgtcagagctgggatggCTCCTAGAACCTGGGATGTtcgagctgggagggcccttagagcccaggaggttagaactgggagggcccttagaacccaggaggtcagagctgggagggcccttagaacccaggaggtcagagctgggagggcccttagaacccaggaggtgagggctgggagggcccttagaacccaggaggtcagagctgggagggcccttaaagCCCAggatggcagagctgggagggcaTAAGCATCAGACACTTGTACCCAGGTTTCCTGAGTGTCACGTCCAGGCTTTTCCTTGGCTTCTTGAGGGGTGCACCGATATCTCACTGGGGACCAGGTAGAGTAAAGGAGGAGTCTCCCTCAGGTAGCTTCCCGATCCCTGTTCCTCCCCCATCTCCAGACCTGCTCCCTGTGTTCTCCCACCCCACTGCCCATCAAACAGCCTGAGTAAATCCTTAGCTGTTCCCCCCAGCAAGGTGTTCCTGACCGTGATGCGCCTGTACTTCTCCTCGGAGGAGGGGGGGGAGCGTTCCGTTTGCCTTGCCTTTGCCTTCATCTTCCTGCTTCTGGCCATGCTGGTGCTGGTGGTCCGGGAGGACATCCTGGAGTTTGGACTGGAGCCAGGTCCGTGGGGGCCGTGGGGCTGGGCCAGGGGCTTGgggtttgagatggacagttcctGAATCTGAGGTGGAAGGACTTCCAAAGGCCTCAGGTGCCATCCGCGTCCCTGAGGAGGGGTCATCCTGCCATTGCTTGGAGCCCTCCACAGAGATCATTCACAGAGCAGCCTTTCCCCTTCAGGATGGCTACACTAGGAAGCTAACATGTCATGTTCCCCCCACGTGCCCCTGCTCCATTCTTCCTGCTTCTGGCCCCCGAACCTGAGAGAGCGCCTGCCCATCACTAAGGTGGCTCTCCCGCCAGAGGCTCCCGCTGCCTTTCCCTGGGCTTCGGTTGGGGTCCCGCGAGTCTGGGTTGGTGGGGAGATGCCCCACGATGGGCACGTGCGCCATGAAAGATTAAGAGGAAGCATTTTGTGTGTTAAGGCTGCAGAGCCAGGAAAGGCTTCAAAGAGAAGGTGGTCCCTGGGGGGAGCGTCAGAGGGTCAGAGAGGAAGGGCCTTTCAGGGATGCGGGACGTGGGGACCCTGCCCCGGCTCAGCCCGGTCCCTCCTGCTGGCAGTTGCCGATGTTAGCTCTTTCCCGTTCTGTGACAGGACTGGCCAGCATCACCCAAAAGCTAGAGCCCGTGCTGAAGAAACACGGCTGGGACTGGTGGTAAGTAGGTGAGCTGGGGGGGAGGCTGGGTTAGGGGAACCTCGCATGTTGGGATTTCCTGACACTTCCGGTCCCTTCCAGAAGGCTCAAGGAACAGGTGTTCTAGAatgccagagctgggaggggctggTTTAATTCAGTAAGCATTCACTGGGagctagatggaacagtggatagagaaccagtcctaaagtcaggaggacctgagttcaaatctggcctcagacacatcacacttcctgtctgtgtgaccctgagcaagtcacccccaattgccccaggggggaaaaaagtattcattaatgagtgaaggaaaaattatttgttaGGTTAAGTTCCGGGgatgtaaatagaaaaataaactgaacagTGCTAGGATCTGGAAGGGAAGGTGAAAGGTCCAGTGGACttgaaagaatagaaaagtagACACAGTGCCAGGCTCAGCGGATCCCTCAGACACAGCCGATTCTAATAGACTGGGTTACATGTTAaatgcttagcacacagtaagcacttaaaaaagaCCAACCTCACTGAATTCAAGAGGTGTGAACACAGAGCTTTGTGAGGTCTGATGGGGAACCTTGCTTCCAACTGGGGAAGATCAAGGAAGGCCTCCTGGAGGTGGCATTTAGGACATGGTTTGGAATTCTGTAAGTGAAGAATGGAGGGGGGAGGGCTTCCCTAGCATAGGAAACAGTATGGGTCAAGGAATGGAGGTGGGAGGTTTTGGGAGCAGAGAGAGTTTGCAGTGTGGCCGGGGAAGTAAAATGAGGCAAGACTAGAAAGTACCAGGAGTACCAGGCCTTGAATGCTAGGCAGAGGAGTATGAAATTGTTTCTAGGGAGTCAGGATCCTCTGAAGATAATTTAAGCAGAGGAACAGCATGATTGGATCTGGGCCTGAGAATggctgggagggggagggggctcaGGACAGACCCTGGGGCGGCTCTCCCTCGGAGTCATGGAGAAGACAAGGAGCAGCTCAGGTTGGTGGCAAGGGAGAGACTGAAGAGGCACAAGAGAGAGGGGATGATGGCCGGGGCAAGGCCTTGGAGGGTGCAGGGTCAAGAGCACAGGTAGAGGGATTGAATGCAAGCCTAGGGATGTCTTCTGTGGccagggggaaggaggagagagaagtaaTATTGAGAAACTTGAAGGAATGGGATAgaaggagggcccttagaacccaggaggtcagagctgggagggcccttagaacccaggaggtcagagctaggagggcccttagaactcaggagatcagggctgggagggcccttagaacccaggaggtcagagctgggagggcccttagaactcaggaggtcagagctgggagggcccttagaacccaggaggtcagagctgggagggcccttagaacccgggaggtcagggctgggaggacccttagaacaggatgtcagagctgaaacAGCTCTTATCCCATAAAATGTGGAAGCTAAAAGGGAGCTAGGGAATCACCTCGCCCTCCCTCCTTGTACTTGAGGCTGGGGGTGTGGAGTGGCTTGCACAGCCGCAGTCCGCGGCTGGCAGGGCTCAGGCTCGGGGCTCTTTCCCCTCCCCGTGTCCTTTGCCCACTGCGCGCTGTATTCTTCCTGCAGGATCCCCCTGACCAAGCTGACCTTCCGCCTGGCCCTGGTCGCCGTGTGCTCTGTCCTGGGGGCCTGCCTCACGTTCCCCGGCCTGCGCCTGGCTCAGACCCACCTGGACGCGCTGCACCTGGCAGCCGATCGACCCCTGCTCCAGTTATGTGGCTTGGGGGAGGATGGGGCTTGGCGGGGTCTAGGGGCGCATGGGAAGAGCGGCCCCAGGAGGGCAGGTCCCCCAACGCTTTGGGGGCTAGGGAGGTTCCCCCCTGCTTACCTTTCCTGCCTCTCCCTGGAACTGCAGGCTCGCGCTCCATACGAGTTTCCTGGCTCCAGTGCTGATTTTGTGTCTGTGGATCAAACCCATTGCCCGGGACTTCCTCCTGCAAGCCCCCGTGGGAAAGACGGCCCCCGTCCAGCTGTGTGTATCCCGGGCCGGGGACCACGGGAGGGCGGAGGGCTGGCAGGGTCTCCTCAGGGACTTCGGGGCACAACCACAGTGCGCTCTGGTGCCAGAGCCCCCGGGGCCGCCGCCCGGTGCTTGGGTGACTTTGTGTCACTTTTATTCTCTAGGTTTGGGTCTCCCGTCCGGTTCTGTGTAACGGGGCCGAGCCTCTCCTGAGGGGAGCAGACGCTGGGGGCTTTGCCCTCGTCAGGGTGGGCCGGGCTGGGGACCTCCGGCTGGAGCCCAGGTGGCCGGGCTGGCTCTGGGCCCCCTGACCCCTCCTTCTCCCCGCTCTTGCAGACTGTCCGACTCTGCCTTTGACTCGGTGCGCCTGTGGCTGGTGCTGGCCCTGTGCCTGCTGCGCCTGGCCGTGACCAGGCCCCACCTGCAGGCCTACCTGTGCCTGGCGCAGCGCTGGGTAGAACAGATGAGGAAGGAGGCCGGGCGCATCGGTGCCCTGGAGATCCAGCGCAGGGTAGGGGGGCCCTGGGGCGGCCGCGTGGGGCGTCCGAATGCAGGCCCGGTCCGGGAGAGAGCTGGGGGACAGGCCCGCTGAGTGCAGGCCCTTCCAGCCGTGTTACAGCCTGTCTATCGAGTGTGATTTACAGTAACTGGCATTTATTCGGGTAGTTCGGGGTCTCAGGGATGTAGAAAGCTGGACTCAAcaccaggaagatctgagttcacaaGCTGTctcagtagctgtgtgatcctggacaagttacttaacccctgtctgcctcagtttctccatctgtaaagttGGAGCAATCCCAGGGAAACAAACGATGGAATAATTGTTCAGAACTTTGGAGACTCGGTTGCTTTAATGTAGCGTCGGAAAGCTTGCCACGACCTCGTCTGATGCTCCCGAGAGCCCCGCGACGGAGGTTTTGATCATCGTCAGCCCCTTAGTGCGCTGGAGTCCCTTAGATGGGCTTcgtctgaggcaggattggaactcagcTCTTCTCTGGCCCCAAGTCCAGCTCTCTGTCGGCATGGGAAGGATTCCCTTGGCGTGGTTGAGAATGGGAAATGTTGAGCAAATGATTCACATGCGAGTCCCCGGGGGGTTCGGGGGAGGATTTGGGTTTGGCCCAGGTTGGATCTGGGTGGTGATGGAGAGCTTCTTGGGGAAGGTGGGAGTAGAATCGGGGAGAATGAAGGGGAGACGTGGGTGTTCTTGGTATGGAGTGAAGCAATTCTGCCTGCTGGGCAGAGGGTGTGTGACAGGGCGGGGGGTCCGGGCTTTCACAGCCATTGCAGGGTGTTAAAGGGCCAGCTGAGGGATGCAGACTTTCTCCTTGGAGTCCAGGGGAGCCCTAGCAGATGTGTGAGCAGGGGAGAGGAATCTGGGAACAGAGGAGTTTGGGAAAATGCCCCTGGGAGCGTGGGCAAGAGTGTGGAAGTGGGGAGGCTGTTTAGGATCCAGCAGTAGTCCTGGTGAGAGACCAAGGCTGGAGTTGGGTCTTGGGGTTCATGGAGATGGAAAAGATTTGGCAAGGACATAGTGGGGTGCAGTGATAGCTATCACTTCCATATCATTTCAAGCTCCCTTACTTTCTTCTAGTCGGCCCTTTCATCCTTCAGTCATATTTGTTTTCTGCTCTGGAATCCCTCAACTCCTTGCTCCATCACCTCTTGCCAAATCTGGGTTCTGGGTTCCTCCCGCCATCTGCCTCCTCCTCTCCTCACGGGCTCTGAGCAGAACTGGAGAACGTGGCAGAACTTGCTGACTGGCGATCATCTGTGTTCCCCAACTCCCGCCGGGCCCCGCTGCAGCTGACAGTCCTTTGGCTGCTCCTGATTGATCCTCATCTCACTGCTCCAAAACTTCTCTCCCACCTCCTCCTGCCCTCTCACCTCGAGACCCGGTCTCTGAGAAGATTCAGGCTAGAGCTTACTTTTCTCCCAGTCTTTTCACCACAAAGCCACCAGCTCCTGTTCTTGTCTCCTTTCCCTCACACTATCAGAGAAATTACCCTTCCCCTCATCCAGGCCGCCCCCCACTTCTGATCTCATTCCCTCCTGTCTTTCTTAGGTTACGTTCCCCTACCCCAACCCTTTTTAAATATGCCTAAATCACGCCCCTAATGGCCTTTGCCACTTGGGCCATCCTGGAGCTGTTGTCCTGTATCTCTTCCCTTTGTCAACTGTTTAGTCTTGCtttctaggggaaaaaagtcCCATTTGCCGTTTTTACTTATTCCCACTTATTTTGTCCGGTCTGTTTTTGTCTATATCTTATTCAATATCCCTTCTTTATCATTCACCTAAAAtagctctctccaaagttacaaaTGATCTAGCGatttacttttctcctttccttccttcctccttccctccctccttttatctTTCTCAGGCAGCCTGGTGGCTCTCTCCTCCCGGGAGCTCTTCACATTGGCCTAGACTTAGCACGGATAATTTagcagctcagaactcctgagtCCAGTTGACCCCTCAGCCTTCGCCTCCTCCAGAAACAATGGGCGGGTGCCACCACGAGGAACCCAACTGTGCCttcattgccaaatcttgttttcttttctcagcCCTCCTGCTGCTCCACTGTCTGCTGCAGCTGGGTGGTCGAGCGCCCCACCCCCGGAGTCTCTCTGGTCTCTGGTTTTTCCCATTgtcctttcctgatcccctcctAGCTGCTGAGCCCCTCCTCATTCTCTTTGCTGCCTCTTCAGGCCTCCCAGCCCCCCAGATTTTATCCCCggcccctccttttccctccgtTATCTCCCCAGCTCCTGTGGGGTTAGCCTGTAGATAACTCGCAGCCTCAGTCTCTGCTCACCTACGATTTTGCGTCTCCAGTGGCCTCCTGGATGTCCCCGAGGACTCCCAAGCTCCCCTCTTTGCCGGCTCCCTTCCTTCCAGCCCAAGTGGTCACCAGCCCGCCACCTCTCCGCTGCCCTGACTCCTCACTCTCTGGAGTCGATCCGTATCTGCTGCTCTCCCACCCCTCCTATCCACCGGAGTCCAGACCCTCCCCACCTCTCACCCGATGATTGCAGCAGCTTCCTACTCGATCTTCTGCCTCGCCTCTCTTCCCATTCCCTGCTTCTGCCAAAGGAACTCCTCTGAAGGGCAGATCTGCCCAAACACTCTAAGCGACTTCCTCTTGTCCCTAGGACCAAACGTCAGCCGCCTTGTTTAGCTTCGAAAGGCCTTCATCGCGGGGCCCGGTTTCTGGGTGTTGCTTCCCTTCCTGCCTTAGTGACCCAACCAGACGCGACTCCTCTCTGCTCCTCCCCCACAACGGCCTCTCCCACCTCCGCAGGGTGGGCCCCCGAGCTGGAAGACCCGAGTCTTCACTGTCTCCCCAATGCCTTTCTTGTCCCCTTCTCCTGCCCACCCCAAGCTCTCTTGCATTGAACCACTTTAGATTTTGTTCTAGAAACATTTATGCAGATACTGGGCGTCTCCCCCATTAGAAGGTCAGCTCCTTTGGGGGAAGCTAGTTCATTTTACTCCATTTACCCCGGTCTCCAGCTTATAGAGTAGACTCTGTACAAACCTGTACCAGGGATCTTCCTGTGTGCCTTTTGATTCTATTCCCTTGTGGGGAATCCCCTAAATGTTTGATTTCCCTGGGAAAAAGGACCTTCTCCACTTTGTagcagaggaaactgaagtggaCTGGCTTGAAAGGGCATTCTTGGTCACATACCCATCAATCCGTTGATCGGGCCTCCACACCTACTGTGCGCCAggtctgggggaggggctggcaATGCAGACTCAAAATTTAAACCCCTGTCTTCTGGGAGCCTACATGCCCTTCTATTAGGGGagacatacatgtgtgtgtgactacatataaacacacacacatgtgtatatgttagATTCCATTCCATCAAGGGAGCTTTCTTACACACGTGTGCATACATACGTGTACATGCAATGCACATGCATGTTGGTTAGACTTCTTTTTATTAGGGGAGCCTCCATAGATCtatgtgtacatgcacacacatttatatacatacattcatgcTTACACATGCTTATTAGCTTCTGTTCCATTAggaaagtatacatatatttccaaagatacacacataaacatataggAATTAGATTCCATCAGGGAAcctagatacatatatgtatatacatgatgTGCATGAACGTGCAACGTACATATACATGATGTGCATGAACGTGCAACGTACATATACATGATGTGCATGAACATGCAATGTACATACacgtgcatatacatatatgtgatacATTCTGGGCCTGTATAAGGATATAGTAcaagtatatacttatataggCTCCCCTAATGGAATATGGAGtagattatacacacatacatacatgtatacacctgtataatacatatatgtttatatatgttgaTGTGATATACATCAAGTAGttacatgtacatatttataaatatacatgctAACACACATATCACAAAGTAATTAGCACTGGGGAGATCAGGATCCTCCTACAAAGAAGGATTTCAAGCGAGCTTGGAAAGCAGTGAGTGTTTCTCAGCGGAGGGGAGAGCGTGCACTCCAGGCCCAGGGGATGGACAGATgggaggagatgtaggaaaaagGCCCGCCGGGAAGGGTAGGGAGGCTGGAGGGCTGGATCCAGACTGTGAAGAGCCTGAGGAATTAGAATTTGGCCTTCAAGGTAATAGGGAGAAGCCCACTCTGACTTGTACTTTGGGAGCTCTGGGGAGGAGGGCTGAGCTGGGAAGGGATGTGAGTAGGGAGGCCGTTTAGTGAGGGTGGGATTCCAATCCAGGACTTGGGAGTCTGGTTCATTTCCCCATTTTGGGGACCTTGAGGCAGCATTGTGTGTAGCATAGAGAAAGctgtatttggaatcagaaactTGGGTTCAAACCCTGGCTCCATCACTGAGTGGCTTTgggaccttgaacaagtcatggATGTCCAAACCTTAGTTTttccatctgtcaaatggggatgtGGTCCAGAAatgtcctccttacttcagggggCTGCCGTGCTTTGTCAGACTGAAAAGTAGGAGCCATGATCTCCGAGGCTTTCCTCTCGCCCCTCTGCCTGTGGGGGGCCCCCCTGGAAGTCTGGCCAGCAGCAGTCTGGGACCAGCGGCTCCGCCCTGACccttgcctccccctccccccagatcaCCCGGATTTACTGCTACGTCTCGGTGGTGAGCCTGCAGTACCTGGCCCCCATCATCCTCACGCTGCACCTCACGCTGTTGCTGAAGACTCTAGGTAAGGCTGGGGCTGCCTGGGGGCCGGAGCGGACCGGCCCCGGCTCCGTGCCCTCACCGCCCACTACCTGTCTCCACAGGTGGCTACTCCTGGGGCCTGGGGCCCTCCAGCCGCCCCCCCAGGCCGGCCCCTGCGCCGGCCCCGGCCGCCCCCGCCGGAGACGACGAGGTGCAAGCCACGGTCTCCCAGATCCTGGGTGCCCTGAGTGGGCTCTTCTGCCCCGCCTTCTGTCGGGGCCTCCTGGCCTTCCTCACCTGGTGGGCGGCCGCCTGCCAGCTGCTCACCAGCCTCTTCGGCCTCTACTTCCACCAGCGCCTGGCGTCTTCCTAGGCTCCCTCGGGGAGGGCTGGGCTCCTGTGCCTGTCCAGCCTTCCTCGCCAGGTCTGCCGGCCCTGCCCCTTGGCCCGGTGTGCGCCAGGGCCCACAGGGAGCCTCGGCCTTTCGGCGCCGAGCGGGGCTGAGGGGGAGGGCGGCCGCTGCCTCTGCTCAGGACTCCTCCCCTGCGCGGCCACCAGTTTCACCCACAGTGCCTGAGACCACGGCCCCCGGAGCTCTGCCCTGGCTCGGACCCcgcctctcctccctcctttgaCCTCTGCTGACTCCTGGGAGCTGGGCTGGTCTCTTGGATCTTTGACCAGGGTGGTGAGAAAAGGGGTCATGATGAATTCGCCTTTCCAGGAGAGGGACCGTTAGAATCGGGGTTAGAGCTGGGGGTGGCGGGAAACCCCATTTCTGActcagaaaggagggaaggagggaaagactgACCGACAGACAGAAGAGTCTCCTTGGCCCATGGAGGGTTGCCGAAGTGTTCTCCTTCCTCGGCTGAATTTGCTCCTTATTTTAATTCAGGGGTTTGCAACCTTTTATTGTATCCCAGACCCATTtggcattctggtgaaatctatgcacccctttctcagaataaaatttttaaatgcataaaataaaatatataagattacaaaggaaatcaattatattgaaatacagttatcagaatttttttttaattcacgaACCTTTGGTTATGGGCCcatttaattcaagaaaggagGATAAAGGTTACTGTGTAGAAGGCTGTCAAGGCCATCATTGCTTGGGTCAGGAGGGTCTGCTCTGCCTCTGGGAGTGCAGTGAGTCTGAGGCTTATtgcaataatattatttatatattatatattataatttatatatctaatAATAAGTAGGCTTATTGTTGTCCTTTTACAgcaattctctcccttcctgtaGCCTGCTCACCTCTCCTGGTTCCTCCAACTTAGGCCATCTGGAACTTAAGATTTAAGAGCTGGAAGATGGGGTTTAAAGGAGAGGTTTGGGGGCTGATTCTTCTGAGGCAAGAAGGTCCTTCACCCCTTTGGCCTGGTTCAAGCCTCGTAGGGCTGAATCCCATCCATCATGACTTTTGAGTGGATAGGGTCAGAAGGGCTGGAAGGGGCGGGGGCGAGGTTATCCTGACCTCCCCCCTATCACCTCTGCAGGTCCCCCTTTCTGTGCCTCTCTTTGGGGATACTTTGGTTTGATCCACCCATGAACCTGCTTGGCACCTGCCACCTCGGGCTAGGGATCCCCTCCTTAGCCCTCACTGCCCCTGAGAGCTCTGCACTCTCACCTACAGCTCTGCAACCTCAGGGGTCTTCCACCACCAACGGACCACTCTAGTGGGCAGGCCATCTTTTGTTGGTGGCGCCCCTGGAGCAGGAGGAAAGATTTGCTCCCCACTTGTCCCTAAACCCAGAGTACCCTGTGCTCTCATGGCCTGGCTGCCATGGATCTGTGGGACTGGAAGAAACTGTGGGATCATCTAgtaacccattttacagagcaggaaacaGGCCCACAGAGCTTAAAGATCACACAGGTACCAAAGGAAAGGGCCTTTGGACTCCCCAAGGAGGAAGGGCTAAACGACTCGGAGTCCAGCATCATCAGTGCCTCTTGGAGCATCCCTTCAGGGGAACTCAGGCAAACTGGCTGGAGAAGGGGCTGGAGGCAGGCCACGTGGGGATCAgctgggggaggggcagaggggcCGGAGGCGTCACTTTTGGCCCCAGAAGGCTGCCCTAGGAACAGTGAAGGGCGACTGACTGGAGCTCTGGGGAGCGGGCTGGGCTGCCTCAGGAGCTGGTGAGTTCCCGTCACTGTCAGAGAGGTTGAAAAAGGAGCATCCCTTTCAGGGTGGGTCAGACCAGATGCCCTCGGAggtcccttccctcca
This genomic window contains:
- the TMEM161A gene encoding transmembrane protein 161A, with protein sequence MAVMGVQLVVSLLTASLMHRMAPHFSFARWLLCNGSLFRYKHPTDEELRALAGKPKPKSKKERRANGLNEEKPLSVPRDINLQLETSPITAIDALVLRYFSEYQWFVDFALYACGVYLFTEAYYCVVDPAKEANIGVLWCLLTIVFSVKVFLTVMRLYFSSEEGGERSVCLAFAFIFLLLAMLVLVVREDILEFGLEPGLASITQKLEPVLKKHGWDWWIPLTKLTFRLALVAVCSVLGACLTFPGLRLAQTHLDALHLAADRPLLQLALHTSFLAPVLILCLWIKPIARDFLLQAPVGKTAPVQLLSDSAFDSVRLWLVLALCLLRLAVTRPHLQAYLCLAQRWVEQMRKEAGRIGALEIQRRITRIYCYVSVVSLQYLAPIILTLHLTLLLKTLGGYSWGLGPSSRPPRPAPAPAPAAPAGDDEVQATVSQILGALSGLFCPAFCRGLLAFLTWWAAACQLLTSLFGLYFHQRLASS